In one Mucilaginibacter sp. PAMB04168 genomic region, the following are encoded:
- a CDS encoding DUF6728 family protein gives MYFFRKKNDNRPTSFNLKVMHIINATAIIIFVLGIIWKLIDWFILKK, from the coding sequence ATGTACTTCTTCCGCAAAAAGAACGATAACCGCCCAACCAGCTTTAACCTGAAGGTAATGCACATTATTAATGCAACAGCCATTATTATATTTGTGCTGGGCATTATCTGGAAGTTGATAGACTGGTTTATACTTAAAAAATAA
- a CDS encoding RidA family protein: MSTIINTTNAPAPIGPYSQAVLAGNMLFVSGQIALDPASGELILTDIPTETTKVMENIKAILTEAGLEFGNVVKSSIFLKDMGDFAKVNEIYGSYFSSNFPARETVQVAALPKNVNVEISVIAYKG, encoded by the coding sequence ATGAGCACTATAATTAATACCACCAACGCACCGGCACCAATTGGCCCGTACAGCCAGGCTGTTTTAGCAGGCAATATGCTGTTTGTATCAGGTCAGATTGCATTAGACCCTGCGTCGGGCGAACTGATTCTGACTGACATCCCTACGGAAACCACCAAGGTGATGGAAAATATTAAAGCCATTTTGACAGAGGCAGGACTCGAATTCGGCAATGTGGTAAAAAGCAGCATCTTTTTAAAGGACATGGGCGATTTTGCCAAAGTGAATGAAATCTATGGCTCATACTTTAGTAGCAACTTCCCTGCACGCGAAACTGTACAGGTAGCGGCCCTGCCTAAAAATGTGAACGTTGAGATTTCGGTTATTGCCTATAAAGGCTAA
- a CDS encoding OmpA family protein, which translates to MNYSTLKKTVALSFVSLLAVGAANAQSDSTASTTTTSTGTAKVFGGRGQYNTWSFGLNAGAVSPVTAIGGTHDYTDYVVSLGYGASLKWQLAHSFALQLDANGGKVAGNNNSAIGGARDGFRSYDSRFWQGTLSGKVNVATIDFLRRKNSVNFFVNAGAGMVWYNPHFITTGGTEARYTNADGSKHYVKSLVIPVGAGVKFRLSDAWGLNLGYNVNFTDDDNLDALKRGYPTRDRYSYGYGGLEYTFGSSSKPNLEWVNPVAMMYDELYDAALRQEVEALKGRVTNVENAVNDLKKDSDGDGVSDQFDKCPNTPAGTVVDGAGCPIKFPTDSLAGNGAGTAQAYSNIQFDFDSSVLRTSSYGVLDAVSADMRSNTAKSVTLNGYASSEGTAAHNLRLSKDRANSVKTYLVNSGVEARRVKVKGLGETNPIADNSTEEGRVMNRRVEFLQK; encoded by the coding sequence ATGAACTATTCTACATTAAAGAAAACAGTCGCGCTTTCTTTTGTATCTCTCTTAGCTGTTGGCGCTGCCAATGCTCAGTCTGATTCAACTGCAAGCACTACAACGACATCAACTGGTACCGCCAAAGTATTTGGTGGCAGAGGCCAGTACAACACCTGGAGCTTTGGCCTGAACGCTGGCGCTGTATCACCAGTTACTGCTATCGGCGGTACTCATGACTACACTGACTACGTTGTGTCATTAGGTTACGGTGCTTCATTAAAATGGCAATTAGCACATTCATTTGCTTTGCAATTAGATGCAAACGGTGGTAAAGTTGCTGGTAACAACAACAGCGCTATTGGTGGCGCACGTGACGGTTTCCGTTCTTACGATTCTCGTTTTTGGCAAGGAACTTTAAGTGGTAAAGTAAACGTTGCTACTATCGATTTCTTACGTCGTAAAAATTCAGTTAACTTCTTCGTTAACGCTGGTGCTGGTATGGTATGGTATAACCCACACTTCATCACTACTGGTGGTACTGAAGCTCGTTACACAAACGCTGATGGTTCTAAGCACTATGTAAAAAGCTTAGTAATTCCAGTTGGTGCTGGTGTTAAATTCCGTTTATCAGATGCTTGGGGCTTAAACTTAGGCTACAATGTTAACTTCACTGATGATGACAACTTAGACGCTCTGAAAAGAGGTTACCCTACTCGTGACCGTTACTCATATGGTTACGGTGGTTTAGAGTACACTTTCGGTTCAAGCTCAAAACCAAACTTAGAGTGGGTTAACCCAGTTGCTATGATGTATGACGAACTGTATGATGCAGCTTTACGTCAAGAAGTTGAAGCTTTAAAAGGTCGCGTTACTAACGTTGAAAACGCTGTTAACGACCTGAAAAAAGATTCTGACGGTGACGGTGTGTCTGATCAATTTGACAAATGCCCTAACACTCCTGCTGGTACAGTAGTTGATGGTGCTGGTTGCCCAATCAAATTCCCAACTGACTCTTTAGCTGGTAATGGTGCTGGTACTGCTCAAGCTTACTCAAACATCCAGTTTGACTTTGATAGCTCAGTGTTAAGAACTTCTTCTTACGGCGTATTAGATGCAGTTTCTGCTGATATGCGTTCAAACACTGCTAAATCTGTAACTTTAAACGGTTATGCTTCATCTGAAGGTACTGCAGCTCACAACCTGCGTTTATCTAAAGACCGTGCTAACTCAGTTAAAACTTACTTAGTAAACTCTGGTGTTGAAGCTCGTCGTGTTAAAGTAAAAGGTTTAGGTGAAACTAACCCAATTGCTGACAACTCAACTGAAGAAGGACGTGTAATGAACCGTCGTGTTGAGTTCTTGCAAAAATAA